TGAGAAAATATGTAAGTGTATGCTGTTAGCTCAAAATCCATCTCGGTGAGGATGATTATGTCTGAGCTGTCCAGCACTGAACAGATGTCTACAATTCAGGACAGTGCATGATGAACATTAGAATGAATATTTTCCCCATTGTTAGATGGTCACATTACATGCAGGTTTACCCAAAAAACTATCTGGATAGAGACATCAGCATAGGCAATAGATTTCATGTACTATTATCTTGGTGATTGTTTTAACACaaacacatataataaataaattatgtgtaGTTTCCACTGtatgatatttgaaaataataccaTATCTCACTAAAGATGCATCAATACAATAAAAGAGGGAGGCATTAATATAACAATGAATTTTACCTAGGGTGTAATTTTATACCAATAATGTAACTTTTGCCCTGTCGGTATATAATATTTAGAAGATAGCTATGCTTTTAAACAACCTATTATTCCCAAGATGagtaatcttgaaaagaatgatgATAGATAAGcagatatatttaatatatatatatatacacacacacatatatatatatatacacacacacacacatatatatatatagtaaataaaagaagaatttttacactATGAAAACTGAGAAATCATATAtggagaattaaaataaagattgtaAATGGTTTCTCTGTTTCATACAAAAACACATGTGTAAAATGCCATTTGAttattgtcttctctttttttcagcAGCCAAGTAGACTATTATTGTAAATATTCGAGATACATAGCCTAATCTCAAAATCAAGATTTATGGTACTAATACagataaacaaagaaaattttattacatataacaaaaaatagcaatatgcaaaaaaagaaattatcaaatataattaaGTATAATTGATttaaattctccaattaaaagtcattatttccagaataaatattttaaaacaatattatgtAATATGCCTCTCAAATAACCATGCCATCtaaaagaaaatcactttttcATTGTGTTGTTTTAACTCAGGCAAAGAAAGCATATTACAGTAATAACAGGCTAAGGAAGAAACAACATTAAACAAtaattgatttaaagaaaaatacagctTACTTATGAAAAGTatttagaaaaatggaaagttCTGTTGAATAACAAGCCAATCAACCATGAAGCATTAAATCACAAGCGACAAATGATAGAAAGTTAGAATTTATTGATATCTTATATGCGAGAAGCAGATTAGTACATATAAGGGAAATAATATATGTTATAATTCGACTTTGCTTTGGGGATAAATGGAATCCAATTATTTCATGAGAGGCATTGTTATGTGATGAGTGCCTTTTTGtgctttattataaaaatattccacAGTGAGCATCAAAAACACACCTTGAAATGATTTTTGAGTACCCTCTGGAAGGCATTATTCACTTCTTTGTTCCTTAGACTATAGATCAAGGGGTTAAGCATTGGGATAACTAATGTGTAAAATACAGAGGCCAGTTTATCAGTTTCATAGGAGTGGCTGGACTTGGGCTGCACATACATAAAAAGTAGAGACCCATAGAACACCACCACCACTGTGAGATGAGAGCCACACGTGGAGAAAGCTTTTTTCCTGCCTTCTGCAGAATGCATTCGAAATATGGCTAGCAAAATCAGAAGGTAGGATACTAGGACTACCAGGAGGGAGGAGATCAAATTAAATGCTGAAAATAGTATTGTCAACAATTCTGTTTCCTGTGCATCTGAGCAGATCATAGGTAACAATGGAACAACATCACAGTAGAAATGACTGATAACCTTAGAGCCACAGAAGGTCGATGTGAAATACTTTACAGGGAACAAGAGAGCCTGAAAGGTGCTGTAGAGGTATGTGATGCCCACCAACACATGACAGAGTCTCTGAGACATGATGACGTTGTAGAGCAGAGGGTTGCAGATGGCCACGTATCGGTCGTAGGCCATGACAGACAAAATGGAAAGTTCACTGATgatgaacaaaatgaaacaagCCATCTGGGTGGCACATGCATAGAAGGAAATGGTATTTTGATCCACAAAAAAATTCACCATCATCTTGGGACAAATGACAGTGGAATTGCCAAGGTCAATGAAAGCCAGATgtctaataaaaaaatacataggtGTGTGCAGATGGGAGTCCAGCTTGGTCAGAATGATCATGCCTAGGTTGCCCATCACTGTGAGTGTGTAGATGAGGAGGAAGACCCCAAAGAGGGGAAGCTGCAGCTCAGGCCGCCTGGAGACTCCCGTCAGAATGAATTCAGTCAGCAGTGTTGCATTCTGTTGGCCCATTTAGTCCaggtttcttcttccttcctggaaACAAGACAGTTTATTCACTTCTTTTAGTGAGTGTCacctaaaataattataatcctTATATAAAGAACGGGGATATTTATTCATACTatgggaaagaaaaattatttctgtgtgtaaCATCCAAATAAGCACAAATAATAGAAACTTCTACCGCCCCAGAGAAGCAATTCCTTTGGAACACATACATATTATAACATAAATTAAACACCCGAAACAGTGATATTTGGAGCATAGCATTTGAAAACAGAGTCAGATCAGTACTGATGAAGAAAGATTCAactattttcttctagaaaatgaccccaaaatgttttttttagtaAACACTCATTTTTTCTCAGagttttcatgaaatttttatattgctaaaaagagagggagagccaAGATGAGCGTCATAGTCCTTAAATTTTGGGACTCCATGTCTGTACTTCCAAGTCCTGGAGAAGGCCTAGAAATGCACTTACAAAATGTTATTTCTGTGTGAAAGTTGGAAATGTAAGGGAATGAGCCATGACCATTcatttcactttctctttaaattcCAACAGCTTCTGCATGGCTCTTCCATTAATACGGCAGAACATTGGTGAGGTCCAACTAAGGAAAGACGgagttaattaaaatatatttgagactCACTCGGTATAGTTATGTGGTTCCAAGTCAATAATACTTTTTATTGAATAATCTTTCCCATTATGACATAATAATAGCTCTAATGAATACACCTCCTACTCAGTATCTGAAAACTGTCTGCAGTTTCATTAACAGAATTATTATAAATGATTATGTATTCCATGATACTTTTGACATTTAGTTTACTgaaaattggtattttaaaattattttttatattctatatttacattcatttctCAACTTGCAggtatgtttttatttcctttttgaaaagTAAAGCTCCAAATTTGATTAAACTTAAATAATCATATGATCTGTACCTATTCCTGTGAAAATATCTGGCTTATATTATTGATAGATTTCAAGAATTTAATTCAATATATGACTTTCATTAATATAACAccatagaaatgcaaaaatagaTGATTTATATTATTCAACAACTTTGAATTTTCCTTTCCATCTGGTTTGCTTCCTTGAATATAATTTGGAGACTGCtcattgcacacacacacatgaagtaTTTACTTGAACATTTATTCAGTATTTACTACTGTCAAATTTCCTAGAATTTCATGAAGCATTATTTACAAAGAACTTTGCTGTGCATTTCAAATATTTCGGTGATAATTAtgtcattaattttatatatttacatgaaGGGTCAGTAAAATACACTCTGCTTAAAAGTAATGCCTGATTTATTGGTTTTGACTGATTGTCTTGGATTCCCTTCCTACCACCTTCACTTTTGCTGCAGAGAAAAACTTGGAACTCTCTAAGCATCTGTTTTAATTGGACAAGTGACTggagttaaaaataaatcagtgaaataaaatgcaGGAGAGAGTTATTATGTAATCATATGGCAACTTTACCTTTTTCAGCTTTGAGGCAGTAACTTCTGGGAGCTCACCACGATGCTCAAACCCACAGCTTGGAGCAGATACGGTGAAGAGCTAATGTGTATCTATTGCAGCAGTTTTCGGAACTGGTCACTATAGGTGCCCCTTTGGCTTTCTGATTCAAGAACTTAGGACTGGAGAGGAGGGTGATGCTACAGGGTGATCACTGAACTGTGTCTAATCCTTCTTCCAGGATGAAGTAGTCTGTTGTTGTCTCCATTAAGGTCCACTCTTGTTTCAGGTCCACTCTTTGTCCACGGATATGAATTATACACAACTTTATTCTGAATATGAAATTGTGTGAGACTTGTTGTCATAGGGTTTTAAGATAGAAGATACCATGCCGTGGATGGAGAATGGATTCAGAATTCCTGTTATCAATTCTACTACATTGAAATCTTCAGTGTATTGCTAAAAATTGCCATAGTTCTAAAATTTAGAATAGTTCATGGATTTAGCACCCTAAAACACCATAGTGCTCCAGGGAAACCCAATTAGCAAAGATAATAATGATTTTTGTGGTATATTTGAAGCAATTGTCTGTCAATTGCCCCTATGAGTGTCTATGTCTATGAGATATTATCCATGTgaacaaggtcaaagacaattCTTTTCCACTCACCTTTACTGAAGAATCAATTTGTTTTGTTCTCATATTATGCATCTCTTTTTCCTAGGTGGGAGAAATTTATGGTTTTCCCTCCCTCTCTAGGATGCTCCCTGTGGAAGTATCATCTAATTCATGCAGATCATTATGCCCGAATCTTTGGAGAGACTTAAAAATCTGCCTTGATATGTCTTATAATTATCCAGGGATCCCTACATTTTCTCTAGTGAGAAAAGGTATGGGACAACTCATGCAAAGGAACAAAACCAGATCTGTACAATTCTTTAGAGGCCTATATGACCTAAAGGCACAGAATTACACACAATGAGTTAACATTTAAGGTAGCAGTTCACAAGCTCAGAAAATACTATGTAGTTGTAGAGTGATTGTAGTAGCACACTGctttaaaataactgaaatggaACTGCAATATCCAACCACTGTTGGATAATATTCCATGTCTCCTAAACAAGGAACAAACTACTGTCAATGGACACCATCTCCAATTATTTGTATGAATGtccttttcttttatgatttctgtattaagaaaaaaattacatatatagaaaCAGGGAACTGAAGTGTACAGATTAAtgaatcttttcaaaaatattttcatttatgccTACACACTATTGCTTATATCAAGAtagagaatattttcaatatcAAAGGAAATTCTTTCATGCGTTGAACCTTGCTAGCTCACATCCTTCATTAGAAAATGTTTCTCATGCTTTAAGCCCCAAACAACATTTTCTCAGTTCCAGGCCACTGAACCCTCCCTACAGACTTTTCTTCTGGTCTTGAATTTCACAAATGTGGAATAGAAGTCTTGAtttggtttctttcactcagcGTATTGCTTTGAAATCCATCCATATTATGTTCACCTTATTGATACAGATCTTCCCATTGCTTTCCCAGTCTTCTATTGGTACTTAGTGAATTTGGGGTCTTTATGAAAAGTCTACTTTAAATGTTCTATGCAAGTATGTTTGTTGACATAAGCATACAATTTTCATGGCTGTAGATCCCAAAGTTGAATTACTGGATCCTTCTTCTAAGATCTTTAGAAGAAATGTgagattttcatatttattctaaCACATTTTGTTACCAATAGCTATGAATCAAGGGATTATTTCCTATCACCACCAATAATTAGTGTTGAAAGAcgttttacttttaattttcaattttaaaactagaaataagaaTTGGCACAAAATGCtatctcattgtaattttattttttacttatgtgATAACTATTGATAAATGAACATCTTTCCATATCACCATGTTGGTTATTCATTTAtctgcatttataaattatatttctaaactTTAGTCCATTTTTAAATAGGGTTGGAATTCTTTAATGCTATGTTTATATGTGTTTTAGATTAAAATAGTTGTCTAGATTTTATTCTAGATGTCATTTTTCTgttcatatttatttctctttttcatcatCCTTCAATGCTATATAGCATAGCTATTGTGTCACCAGTATCAGAGAAAATAGCCTCACACCCATGACTTCCTCATACAGAAGATAAATTTTGATGCATGGCATGGGGGAGGTAGGAGAAGCCAGAAATTTAATGAATCCATATGCCAAGGTCCAAGTTCACAGAACCTTCCCAAGAATAGAAGGATTCTGAAGAAATAAGAACCAGGCTCTGTTCTCACATAAAGCCTTGATTCAATTGTCTTGTACATTTGTGCATCATGAAATTATGGATTCTATCTTggatattgtaattttttttgaaaagtctgAATGTTGGTATCTTACCCTAAGAggaattttggtttctttttgtttagTGAGTTTAAGTGATAATTAGTATAATTTGACTCAAAAATGTGAACTCTGAGCTACAGGTTGCAATATAAATATCCGTTCATATTTAACTTTCTCTGTACTGTTGCATCTGCACTCATCTGCACATTTCACAGTTAACAAATTAGAGTTTGAACACAGAACATGTATTTTCATCATTCTGATTATCTTTTCTGGGATGTATTCAAATTTTCCTTGGGCTGTGTTTGTTACAAACTTTGTTTCATGTTCATTAGTTCTGAAAGACTGGAGTTTATATAAGATTGCTATCAAGTTGTCAAGACTAGGCATTCCCTCAAActacaagaaataaaactgagaaaattaCTCATTCATTTAATGTGAAATGCATTTCGCAACCTGCCTGTAGTAAGTTCAAGCTATTTTTCTATGGTATTGTTTAAAACTGGTGGGGTAGTTTGTCTTATCATCACTTATTTGATACTTACCAGAAAGATCAGAAAGTcatatctttcttttcatttttaacatctTTGTCCAGAtgataaaaaatcatatttggtGTATTAtcactgctgtaaacattgtcACACGTTATCTTCGACTTACCACTTTTATTACAAAGTCTTagtacattcttattttttatttcatctcctgaaataatttatttcacatataccttacaaattttgtaatttttaacccatttttctttctctctgtactTGACATGTGCTGGTTTCTATTGTCTTGTGTTCAAACTTACTATTTTTCTCTGGGCACTGTCAAATCTGctcttaaaaaactaaacaatggaaattattttttgccAACAGTACGGTTAGCCCTAACAATCCATGTTTTCCTTATCATTTCTATGTCTCTTTCTAATAATCCCTGTTTACATTGAAGTCCTTTGAAGTAAGtgttttaaagttcttttctGCTAAATCTACCATTTCTAATATGATAGTTTTACTTCTGGTAATTGATTTTTCTTACAATTATGGGTAATATTTTCCTACTTTTCCAACATTAGTTGAAATAAGTACTTATTTGGATGCTGGACATCACAAACATTTTAATATGAAGTGTCAGAATCATTTTGCTCTAGTGTTTAGCAGACAGTTGGTTTACTTATACTCATGCTAATCCTTTTGAAGTTTAGTGTTGCTATCTACAAGAGTGGAGCTTGATTCACTCTTTTCTCTGAGgccttttcttctcccttctgctGTCCTCATTGAATGCACTTGGAACACAGTGACTGTGTTCCCTAGGGTTTTGTAGTTCCCATCATACAGATTCTTGatagtttttctttccttacagTTGATGTTATTTTGACCTTACGGAGTCTCATATTAATAAGTGCAGTTTAAGGGCCATGAAAAGTGTAAAAAAGTTCCATGTTGATTTCTTAATCACTTTCTCCACTGAAATAGTCAGGTCCATATTTTCTGGGCACTTCAGAACACTTCAAGATGATTTTTGGTTTTTATCTCAGCATGACCATTGTGTTCTTCTGTGCCACCACCATGCCAGATCAGGATCAAATTATTGTGTCCCTTCCCCACCATGGCCTAGCACTGTGCCGACAATCATCAAACATCTTAAAATGCATGTTACATATATATTCTCCCAATTTTCCATTGTTTTTGGCAGCAGATAATGTTATTCCTTCCCTCCCATGTTTTACAATATCAATTTTAatgtacatcttttaaaaattttagttcacATTTCTAGATATTCTAATACAAGTGTTTTGGGGAGTATATTGTTCACTTCCTTTCAAGACTGAAGAAACCAAAATAAGAGTAACTGAGGTATTTTCAGGGTTCTAGAATGAGAGAGTCTTGCTCATCAACCCCTCCATGATGGGAACTGAGGCTGCCCGGCTAAGTGGAAGTCATCATTTCATGACAGGAACTTGCCCACTCAAACAATGGCTAGTTCCTCAGAGCCAGACTTGATGTGATTATCAATCAGGTCACTTTTTGATGAAGGGTGCCTGACTATGCATAATTTTTGCCCCTGTTTTCTGTTCGTGCCCCATATTAACTGGAATCTCTTATCACCATCTTGAAGACAGGGCTTAGGACACTGGGACCCTGTTTCTTCACCATA
This portion of the Ictidomys tridecemlineatus isolate mIctTri1 chromosome 4, mIctTri1.hap1, whole genome shotgun sequence genome encodes:
- the LOC101959355 gene encoding olfactory receptor 8K5-like; translation: MGQQNATLLTEFILTGVSRRPELQLPLFGVFLLIYTLTVMGNLGMIILTKLDSHLHTPMYFFIRHLAFIDLGNSTVICPKMMVNFFVDQNTISFYACATQMACFILFIISELSILSVMAYDRYVAICNPLLYNVIMSQRLCHVLVGITYLYSTFQALLFPVKYFTSTFCGSKVISHFYCDVVPLLPMICSDAQETELLTILFSAFNLISSLLVVLVSYLLILLAIFRMHSAEGRKKAFSTCGSHLTVVVVFYGSLLFMYVQPKSSHSYETDKLASVFYTLVIPMLNPLIYSLRNKEVNNAFQRVLKNHFKVCF